In Tenebrio molitor chromosome 6, icTenMoli1.1, whole genome shotgun sequence, one genomic interval encodes:
- the LOC138133532 gene encoding nose resistant to fluoxetine protein 6-like codes for LVIPPTSFSCFFGIVLAVVVASTAYDFYLRKLRKKPDLFVVFSLYTNGKKLLGTHCENDNLKCLNGIRVLSIVWVIVGHLFIIRINASNTNNLYVLIEWKNHIENSVFFAASYAVDTFFCMSGVLVTYVQMNYSEKFTIKLSWFYLFRLLRLVPALVATILISVSVVKYVTEGPIWHAVLKKYLTNCKATWWTTLLFVNNFVKYDDRCIQQTWFLSVDTQLYAMAPLILFSIKKNPTRTFLAIIILCFVSMVYTWSITVVKHVGFVLSWDLNTEDNLYVYFSTLSRMPAWLIGIVFGYFLYQNKNKKNSISQLVNITLWLVSLCSMLVLVLYHVVFTRHNYDVTRSAFFNSLSRPIWCLAVCSIIYSCSTGRGGCVNTFLSHPVFVVLGKLTYSMYLIHVLVIFVVVGNPKESTHFSNFEIFHDFCGIFVVILVCSFVICLVFETPVMLVIKYFFGRNTEIKRP; via the exons CTTGTCATTCCTCCAACCagttttagttgtttttttggCATCGTCTTGGCTGTCGTGGTCGCCAGTACCGCTTACGACTTTTATTTGCGGAAGCTGCGGAAGAAACCAGACTTGTTTGTGGTGTTTTCGCTTTACACCAACGGAAAGAAGTTGTTGGGGACACATTGcgaaaatgacaatttgaaGTGTTTGAATGGGATCAGAGTCTTGAGCATTGTGTGGGTGATAGTtggtcatttatttattattagaatTAATGCTTCAAACACCAACAATCTGTACGTTTTGATAGAG TGGAAAAATCACATCGAAAATTCCGTCTTTTTCGCGGCATCCTACGCCGTCGACACTTTCTTCTGCATGAGCGGAGTCTTGGTCACCTACGTCCAAATGAACTATTCGgagaaatttaccatcaagtTGTCTTGGTTTTACCTGTTCAGACTCTTGCGGCTTGTTCCCGCTTTAGTGGCAACCATTTTGATTTCCGTCAGTGTAGTCAAATATGTTACTGAAGGACCTATTTGGCATGCCGTCCTCAAAAAATACCTGACAAATTGTAAGGCCACTTGGTGGACTACTCTACTCTTTGTCAACAATTTCGTCAAGTACGACGACAGG TGCATCCAGCAGACGTGGTTCTTGTCAGTGGACACCCAACTCTACGCAATGGCGCCTTTGATTCTCTTCTCTATCAAGAAAAACCCTACCAGAACCTTTCTCGCCATCATCATCTTGTGTTTTGTGTCCATGGTGTACACCTGGTCCATAACAGTTGTCAAACATGTTGGATTCGTATTGTCTTGGGA TCTTAATACCGAAGACAATCTTTATGTTTACTTCTCCACGTTGTCCCGCATGCCCGCCTGGTTGATCGGAATAGTCTTCGGGTACTTCCTctaccaaaataaaaataaaaagaattcaATTTCGCAGCTGGTCAACATCACTCTCTGGTTGGTGTCACTGTGTTCGATGCTTGTTCTGGTCTTATACCACGTGGTCTTCACGAGGCACAATTACGACGTGACCAGAtcagcatttttcaattctCTGTCGAGACCTATTTGGTGTCTTGCGGTGTGCTCCATCATTTACAGCTGCAGCACCGGACGCGGAG gTTGTGTCAACACTTTTCTCTCCCATCCGGTATTTGTCGTTTTGGGAAAACTCACCTACTCCATGTACTTGATTCACGTTTTGGTCATTTTTGTCGTAGTAGGAAATCCGAAAGAATCCACTCACTTCAGCAACTtcgaaatt TTTCACGACTTTTGCGGCATCTTCGTTGTGATTTTGGTCTGTTCCTTTGTAATTTGTCTTGTCTTCGAAACTCCAGTCATGTTggtgataaaatattttttcggacGAAATACTGAAATAAAGCGACCATAA
- the LOC138132836 gene encoding golgin subfamily A member 6-like protein 26 isoform X1, producing the protein MTTIHQEIVAKPEQEAQEVDGSSQESSCETTKELFRREPTPARDELPLPEPPRIPTPTTKSAKPTTKSSPPAKKDAAAAAKKKSNSGIPLRLKSGSNAPKSPKGTGTYRHPSGQTLGPVINKNTLEVQFMNNKKRLLQLHSELVDKQRPLLEMHKSLLRTKKQLEELGKKVVLEELKIVSLKTDDLRNQLDGAGENPAAETAMNLKNSIEKALEACVKVCKKCIVKRDIVVRMLESASKSAMEPSEIEAEVEDLKKEKEELEQSVETIMNENEKKIEDLINNWQKSMKMRNLSEEVTLKITDLEDTIKQQQKTIQDCEDNIHNLTRKLDEKKSTYEKTISELQEKTTKLEEDLKKEKKVGNENLMKSRTMRSKVTDLETKAKEAEEKSTDMSNKLKQLQEQMRRKEVQWMKEKDDFKKNEALLQQKFTEKQSQFDTRVKEMEKLQKTSEVQQQNFYRNIETQLEIKDQEFVLMEKEKEALAEKSKVLEEQLEETKRLLEAKEREVEEISTRAAESIPAIEYKPSDSHWMEMMEYKQKMSDVQTTIQQQTDQINKMQSSLKAHAKLAAALKLEKDNALKYSHKLRDILQEARDEIQFKNKTIYKTHEKLVLKDKAYEKLKAQLKEYEQRADLCGDKWNRNRCQICMSTLGADKPEEASCADTEVGKSSVSGPQYVSESLIGMSVKKVDHLRARLDNLKKMKLPLGGKNQVNVKCSWSSCETKPISGKLRKQIELRGKLYQILQKHADQSCEDFINLLKLTVSNGGKTAQPGHELKPSNNDEATNGPRKLASFTESFNATSQFYGAVPITDIYDRLNQSGNSDTDDGTF; encoded by the exons ATGACTACTATACATCAAGAAATCGTCGCAA AACCCGAGCAGGAGGCGCAGGAAGTCGACGGGAGCAGCCAAGAGAGCTCCTGCGAAACC ACAAAAGAACTCTTCCGCCGCGAACCCACCCCCGCCAGAGACGAACTCCCGCTCCCCGAGCCGCCTAGAATCCCGACTCCCACAACCAAATCGGCCAAACCCACCACCAAGTCGTCCCCACCAGCGAAGAAGgatgccgccgccgccgccaagAAAAAATCCAATTCGGGCATCCCCCTGAGGCTCAAGTCGGGCAGCAACGCCCCCAAGAGCCCCAAAGGGACGGGGACTTACAGACACCCGAGCGGCCAAACCCTCGGACCGGTCATCAACAAGAACACGCTGGAGGTGCAGTTCATGAACAACAAGAAGCGCCTGCTGCAGCTCCACTCCGAACTGGTGGACAAGCAGAGACCTCTCCTCGAGATGCACAAGTCGCTGCTGAGGACCAAGAAGCAGCTGGAAGAGTTGGGAAAGAAGGTGGTGCTGGAGGAGCTGAAGATCGTCTCGCTGAAGACGGACGATTTGAGGAATCAATTGGACGGTGCCGGTGAGAATCCCGCAGCTGAAACTGCGATGAACCTGAAAAATTCAATCGAGAAAGCGTTGGAAGCGTGCGTCAAAGTCTGCAAAAAGTGTATCGTGAAGCGTGACATTGTCGTGAGGATGTTGGAGAGTGCGTCCAAATCGGCGATGGAACCGTCAGAGATCGAGGCAGAAGTGGAAGATCTGAAGAAGGAAAAGGAAGAGTTGGAGCAGTCGGTGGAGACGATCATGAACGAAAACGAGAAGAAAATCGAAGACTTGATCAACAACTGGCAGAAGTCGATGAAGATGAGGAACTTGAGCGAAGAGGTGACCCTCAAGATCACCGACTTGGAGGACACGATCAAGCAGCAGCAGAAGACGATTCAAGACTGCGAAGACAACATCCATAATTTAACGAGGAAGCTCGACGAGAAGAAGTCCACCTACGAGAAGACCATCAGCGAGTTGCAAGAGAAGACCACC AAACTGGAGGAAGACTTGAAGAAGGAGAAGAAAGTGGGGAACGAGAATCTGATGAAGAGCAGAACGATGCGGAGCAAGGTGACCGATTTGGAGACCAAAGCCAAAGAGGCCGAGGAGAAGAGCACCGACATGTCGAACAAGCTCAA GCAGCTGCAAGAGCAGATGCGCCGTAAAGAAGTCCAGTGGATGAAGGAAAAGGACGACTTCAAGAAGAACGAAGCACTTCTGCAGCAAAAATTCACAGAGAAGCAATCACAATTCGACACAAG GGTGAAGGAGATGGAGAAGCTGCAGAAGACGAGCGAAGTGCAACAGCAAAACTTCTACCGCAACATCGAGACGCAACTCGAGATCAAAGACCAGGAGTTCGTCTTGATGGAGAAGGAAAAGGAAGCGCTGGCCGAGAAGTCCAAAGTGTTGGAGGAGCAACTGGAAGAGACGAAGAGACTGCTGGAGGCGAAAGAGAGGGAGGTCGAAGAGATAAGCACGAGAGCGGCGGAGTCGATCCCGGCGATCGAGTACAAACCGAGCGACAGCCACTGGATGGAGATGATGGAGTACAAGCAGAAGATGAGCGACGTGCAGACGACCATCCAGCAGCAGACGGATCAGATCAACAAGATGCAGAGCTCGCTGAAGGCTCACGCGAAACTGGCGGCCGCTCTGAAACTGGAGAAGGACAACGCGCTCAAATACTCGCACAAGCTGCGCGACATCCTGCAGGAG GCGCGGGACGAGATCCAGTTCAAGAACAAGACGATCTACAAGACCCACGAGAAGCTGGTGCTGAAGGACAAGGCGTACGAGAAGCTGAAGGCGCAGCTGAAGGAGTACGAGCAGCGCGCCGACCTGTGCGGGGACAAGTGGAACCGCAACCGCTGCCAGATCTGCATGTCGACCCTCGGCGCGGACAAGCCGGAGGAGGCGAGCTGCGCGGATACGGAAGTGGGTAAAAGTAGCGTTAGCGGTCCGCAATACGTGTCCGAGTCGCTGATTGGCATGTCGGTGAAAAAGGTGGACCATCTCCGCGCCCGCCTCGACAACCTCAAGAAAATGAAACTGCCCCTCGGGGGCAAGAATCAGGTGAACGTGAAATGTTCGTGGTCGTCGTGCGAGACCAAGCCGATCAGCGGCAAGCTGCGCAAGCAGATCGAGTTGAGGGGGAAACTGTATCAGATATTGCAAAAGCACGCCGACCAGTCGTGCGAGGATTTCATTAACTTGCTCAAACTGACGGTGTCGAACGGCGGGAAGACGGCCCAACCCGGACACGAATTAAAACCTTCAAACAACGACGAAGCCACAAACGGCCCGAGGAAACTCGCATCGTTCACCGAGTCGTTCAACGCGACGTCCCAGTTCTACGGGGCGGTTCCCATTACCGATATTTACGACAGATTGAACCAGTCGGGTAATTCGGACACGGACGACGGCACTTTTTGA
- the LOC138132836 gene encoding golgin subfamily A member 6-like protein 25 isoform X3: MTTIHQEIVAKPEQEAQEVDGSSQESSCETTKELFRREPTPARDELPLPEPPRIPTPTTKSAKPTTKSSPPAKKDAAAAAKKKSNSGIPLRLKSGSNAPKSPKGTGTYRHPSGQTLGPVINKNTLEVQFMNNKKRLLQLHSELVDKQRPLLEMHKSLLRTKKQLEELGKKVVLEELKIVSLKTDDLRNQLDGAGENPAAETAMNLKNSIEKALEACVKVCKKCIVKRDIVVRMLESASKSAMEPSEIEAEVEDLKKEKEELEQSVETIMNENEKKIEDLINNWQKSMKMRNLSEEVTLKITDLEDTIKQQQKTIQDCEDNIHNLTRKLDEKKSTYEKTISELQEKTTKLEEDLKKEKKVGNENLMKSRTMRSKVTDLETKAKEAEEKSTDMSNKLKQLQEQMRRKEVQWMKEKDDFKKNEALLQQKFTEKQSQFDTRVKEMEKLQKTSEVQQQNFYRNIETQLEIKDQEFVLMEKEKEALAEKSKVLEEQLEETKRLLEAKEREVEEISTRAAESIPAIEYKPSDSHWMEMMEYKQKMSDVQTTIQQQTDQINKMQSSLKAHAKLAAALKLEKDNALKYSHKLRDILQEARDEIQFKNKTIYKTHEKLVLKDKAYEKLKAQLKEYEQRADLCGDKWNRNRCQICMSTLGADKPEEASCADTEIKN, encoded by the exons ATGACTACTATACATCAAGAAATCGTCGCAA AACCCGAGCAGGAGGCGCAGGAAGTCGACGGGAGCAGCCAAGAGAGCTCCTGCGAAACC ACAAAAGAACTCTTCCGCCGCGAACCCACCCCCGCCAGAGACGAACTCCCGCTCCCCGAGCCGCCTAGAATCCCGACTCCCACAACCAAATCGGCCAAACCCACCACCAAGTCGTCCCCACCAGCGAAGAAGgatgccgccgccgccgccaagAAAAAATCCAATTCGGGCATCCCCCTGAGGCTCAAGTCGGGCAGCAACGCCCCCAAGAGCCCCAAAGGGACGGGGACTTACAGACACCCGAGCGGCCAAACCCTCGGACCGGTCATCAACAAGAACACGCTGGAGGTGCAGTTCATGAACAACAAGAAGCGCCTGCTGCAGCTCCACTCCGAACTGGTGGACAAGCAGAGACCTCTCCTCGAGATGCACAAGTCGCTGCTGAGGACCAAGAAGCAGCTGGAAGAGTTGGGAAAGAAGGTGGTGCTGGAGGAGCTGAAGATCGTCTCGCTGAAGACGGACGATTTGAGGAATCAATTGGACGGTGCCGGTGAGAATCCCGCAGCTGAAACTGCGATGAACCTGAAAAATTCAATCGAGAAAGCGTTGGAAGCGTGCGTCAAAGTCTGCAAAAAGTGTATCGTGAAGCGTGACATTGTCGTGAGGATGTTGGAGAGTGCGTCCAAATCGGCGATGGAACCGTCAGAGATCGAGGCAGAAGTGGAAGATCTGAAGAAGGAAAAGGAAGAGTTGGAGCAGTCGGTGGAGACGATCATGAACGAAAACGAGAAGAAAATCGAAGACTTGATCAACAACTGGCAGAAGTCGATGAAGATGAGGAACTTGAGCGAAGAGGTGACCCTCAAGATCACCGACTTGGAGGACACGATCAAGCAGCAGCAGAAGACGATTCAAGACTGCGAAGACAACATCCATAATTTAACGAGGAAGCTCGACGAGAAGAAGTCCACCTACGAGAAGACCATCAGCGAGTTGCAAGAGAAGACCACC AAACTGGAGGAAGACTTGAAGAAGGAGAAGAAAGTGGGGAACGAGAATCTGATGAAGAGCAGAACGATGCGGAGCAAGGTGACCGATTTGGAGACCAAAGCCAAAGAGGCCGAGGAGAAGAGCACCGACATGTCGAACAAGCTCAA GCAGCTGCAAGAGCAGATGCGCCGTAAAGAAGTCCAGTGGATGAAGGAAAAGGACGACTTCAAGAAGAACGAAGCACTTCTGCAGCAAAAATTCACAGAGAAGCAATCACAATTCGACACAAG GGTGAAGGAGATGGAGAAGCTGCAGAAGACGAGCGAAGTGCAACAGCAAAACTTCTACCGCAACATCGAGACGCAACTCGAGATCAAAGACCAGGAGTTCGTCTTGATGGAGAAGGAAAAGGAAGCGCTGGCCGAGAAGTCCAAAGTGTTGGAGGAGCAACTGGAAGAGACGAAGAGACTGCTGGAGGCGAAAGAGAGGGAGGTCGAAGAGATAAGCACGAGAGCGGCGGAGTCGATCCCGGCGATCGAGTACAAACCGAGCGACAGCCACTGGATGGAGATGATGGAGTACAAGCAGAAGATGAGCGACGTGCAGACGACCATCCAGCAGCAGACGGATCAGATCAACAAGATGCAGAGCTCGCTGAAGGCTCACGCGAAACTGGCGGCCGCTCTGAAACTGGAGAAGGACAACGCGCTCAAATACTCGCACAAGCTGCGCGACATCCTGCAGGAG GCGCGGGACGAGATCCAGTTCAAGAACAAGACGATCTACAAGACCCACGAGAAGCTGGTGCTGAAGGACAAGGCGTACGAGAAGCTGAAGGCGCAGCTGAAGGAGTACGAGCAGCGCGCCGACCTGTGCGGGGACAAGTGGAACCGCAACCGCTGCCAGATCTGCATGTCGACCCTCGGCGCGGACAAGCCGGAGGAGGCGAGCTGCGCGGATACGGAA ATCAAGAATTAA
- the LOC138133658 gene encoding transforming acidic coiled-coil-containing protein 3-like: MCHTMFQMLNQIYRIFFRGSQEISDTEKLAAVEMDDKVANMEQQIVELQNQNRELRKQLEYNRNKEAALQKVLCNYDNLLKKVVIERNAKKEEVASTSDLASLESAFCELLQKYEKAKIVVQSFQQNETVLRKQVEEYEDILDKLRAKFATYKTLSENKLEVKNEMGVRKVRSVEGKKRRLLTTI, translated from the exons ATGTGTCACACAATGTTTCAAATGTTAAATCAGATATACAGGATTTTTTTTCGCGGTTCTCAGGAGA TTAGTGATACGGAGAAATTGGCAGCAGTGGAGATGGACGACAAGGTCGCCAACATGGAGCAACAAATCGTCGAGCTCCAAAATCAGAACAGGGAGTTGCGCAAGCAGTTGGAGTATAATAGGAACAAAGAGGCGGCGCTCCAGAAGGTGTTGTGCAATTATGACAACCTCCTGAAGAAGGTGGTGATCGAGAGGAACGCCAAGAAAGAGGAAGTTGCCAGTACAAGTGATTTGGCCAGTTTGGAGTCGGCGTTTTGTGAGTTGCTGCAGAAGTACGAGAAGGCCAAGATTGTCGTGCAGAGTTTCCAACAGAACGAGACAGTCTTGAGGAAGCAGGTGGAAGAGTACGAAGACATTTTGGACAAGCTGAGGGCCAAGTTCGCCACTTACAAGACCTTGTCGGAGAACAAATTGGAGGTGAAGAACGAGATGGGGGTGCGGAAGGTGCGCAGCGTCGAGGGGAAGAAGAGGAGATTGttgacaacaatttaa
- the LOC138132836 gene encoding myosin-6-like isoform X2 — protein MTTIHQEIVAKPEQEAQEVDGSSQESSCETTKELFRREPTPARDELPLPEPPRIPTPTTKSAKPTTKSSPPAKKDAAAAAKKKSNSGIPLRLKSGSNAPKSPKGTGTYRHPSGQTLGPVINKNTLEVQFMNNKKRLLQLHSELVDKQRPLLEMHKSLLRTKKQLEELGKKVVLEELKIVSLKTDDLRNQLDGAGENPAAETAMNLKNSIEKALEACVKVCKKCIVKRDIVVRMLESASKSAMEPSEIEAEVEDLKKEKEELEQSVETIMNENEKKIEDLINNWQKSMKMRNLSEEVTLKITDLEDTIKQQQKTIQDCEDNIHNLTRKLDEKKSTYEKTISELQEKTTKLEEDLKKEKKVGNENLMKSRTMRSKVTDLETKAKEAEEKSTDMSNKLKQLQEQMRRKEVQWMKEKDDFKKNEALLQQKFTEKQSQFDTRVKEMEKLQKTSEVQQQNFYRNIETQLEIKDQEFVLMEKEKEALAEKSKVLEEQLEETKRLLEAKEREVEEISTRAAESIPAIEYKPSDSHWMEMMEYKQKMSDVQTTIQQQTDQINKMQSSLKAHAKLAAALKLEKDNALKYSHKLRDILQEVGAGRDPVQEQDDLQDPREAGAEGQGVREAEGAAEGVRAARRPVRGQVEPQPLPDLHVDPRRGQAGGGELRGYGNQELNSSGLSHATLKRLSLEPF, from the exons ATGACTACTATACATCAAGAAATCGTCGCAA AACCCGAGCAGGAGGCGCAGGAAGTCGACGGGAGCAGCCAAGAGAGCTCCTGCGAAACC ACAAAAGAACTCTTCCGCCGCGAACCCACCCCCGCCAGAGACGAACTCCCGCTCCCCGAGCCGCCTAGAATCCCGACTCCCACAACCAAATCGGCCAAACCCACCACCAAGTCGTCCCCACCAGCGAAGAAGgatgccgccgccgccgccaagAAAAAATCCAATTCGGGCATCCCCCTGAGGCTCAAGTCGGGCAGCAACGCCCCCAAGAGCCCCAAAGGGACGGGGACTTACAGACACCCGAGCGGCCAAACCCTCGGACCGGTCATCAACAAGAACACGCTGGAGGTGCAGTTCATGAACAACAAGAAGCGCCTGCTGCAGCTCCACTCCGAACTGGTGGACAAGCAGAGACCTCTCCTCGAGATGCACAAGTCGCTGCTGAGGACCAAGAAGCAGCTGGAAGAGTTGGGAAAGAAGGTGGTGCTGGAGGAGCTGAAGATCGTCTCGCTGAAGACGGACGATTTGAGGAATCAATTGGACGGTGCCGGTGAGAATCCCGCAGCTGAAACTGCGATGAACCTGAAAAATTCAATCGAGAAAGCGTTGGAAGCGTGCGTCAAAGTCTGCAAAAAGTGTATCGTGAAGCGTGACATTGTCGTGAGGATGTTGGAGAGTGCGTCCAAATCGGCGATGGAACCGTCAGAGATCGAGGCAGAAGTGGAAGATCTGAAGAAGGAAAAGGAAGAGTTGGAGCAGTCGGTGGAGACGATCATGAACGAAAACGAGAAGAAAATCGAAGACTTGATCAACAACTGGCAGAAGTCGATGAAGATGAGGAACTTGAGCGAAGAGGTGACCCTCAAGATCACCGACTTGGAGGACACGATCAAGCAGCAGCAGAAGACGATTCAAGACTGCGAAGACAACATCCATAATTTAACGAGGAAGCTCGACGAGAAGAAGTCCACCTACGAGAAGACCATCAGCGAGTTGCAAGAGAAGACCACC AAACTGGAGGAAGACTTGAAGAAGGAGAAGAAAGTGGGGAACGAGAATCTGATGAAGAGCAGAACGATGCGGAGCAAGGTGACCGATTTGGAGACCAAAGCCAAAGAGGCCGAGGAGAAGAGCACCGACATGTCGAACAAGCTCAA GCAGCTGCAAGAGCAGATGCGCCGTAAAGAAGTCCAGTGGATGAAGGAAAAGGACGACTTCAAGAAGAACGAAGCACTTCTGCAGCAAAAATTCACAGAGAAGCAATCACAATTCGACACAAG GGTGAAGGAGATGGAGAAGCTGCAGAAGACGAGCGAAGTGCAACAGCAAAACTTCTACCGCAACATCGAGACGCAACTCGAGATCAAAGACCAGGAGTTCGTCTTGATGGAGAAGGAAAAGGAAGCGCTGGCCGAGAAGTCCAAAGTGTTGGAGGAGCAACTGGAAGAGACGAAGAGACTGCTGGAGGCGAAAGAGAGGGAGGTCGAAGAGATAAGCACGAGAGCGGCGGAGTCGATCCCGGCGATCGAGTACAAACCGAGCGACAGCCACTGGATGGAGATGATGGAGTACAAGCAGAAGATGAGCGACGTGCAGACGACCATCCAGCAGCAGACGGATCAGATCAACAAGATGCAGAGCTCGCTGAAGGCTCACGCGAAACTGGCGGCCGCTCTGAAACTGGAGAAGGACAACGCGCTCAAATACTCGCACAAGCTGCGCGACATCCTGCAGGAGGTAG GCGCGGGACGAGATCCAGTTCAAGAACAAGACGATCTACAAGACCCACGAGAAGCTGGTGCTGAAGGACAAGGCGTACGAGAAGCTGAAGGCGCAGCTGAAGGAGTACGAGCAGCGCGCCGACCTGTGCGGGGACAAGTGGAACCGCAACCGCTGCCAGATCTGCATGTCGACCCTCGGCGCGGACAAGCCGGAGGAGGCGAGCTGCGCGGATACGGAA ATCAAGAATTAAATTCATCAGGCCTTTCTCACGCAACCTTGAAACGATTATCTCTAGAGCCCTTTTAA
- the LOC138133531 gene encoding nose resistant to fluoxetine protein 6-like, translating into MNQWALKMSSSKTGLLDYNLNWHSDFDECLEVRDVVEGQYCSVRLKDMGGSLKGKTFREMFVGVCVPKLCTVEELRRFWNYTEEKFKIPVGPDFDEELCLYKNTPMEVYEIDSWIFILLGAIAALVVVNTLCDVCLSGSRGNPKICTMFSLYTNGKKLVSTSCSNDTLRCLHGVKVLSMMWIILSQVTVTKLSSININAIDEWKNRLENSVFFAGHYALDTFFSLSGILIVYTHLKYSQEGKPISLGFYTRRFLRLVPSLLATVLIYLSVIKYLGEGPFWTRAAKLTAQNCKTTWWATLFFVSNFVRFENQCVQQAWYLSMEAQFCATAPLVLYGLKKNLTKTFRVLFSTCLASTVYTFITTTVTDIGFVPFWDLDGSQLFYVYFSPVSRAPSWLIGVFFGYLLHQYNSKKLVVPAKSRTVSWGVSLHVMLGLILYHHIFVKYGHNVLRSAIFNSFSRLFWSLAVCSIIFNCTTGHGGIVNRFLSQPVFTVGAKLTYSMYLTHEAVIQFFTQDQRQSGYFSNLQIASSMRPKDIFILISCCFSLSSSVATLRLL; encoded by the exons ATGAACCAATGGGCCTTGAAAA TGTCCAGCAGTAAGACTGGACTTTTGGATTATAATCTGAACTGGCACAGTGACTTCGACGAGTGTCTCGAGGTGAGAGATGTGGTCGAGGGACAGTACTGCAGCGTCCGTTTGAAGGACATG GGGGGAAGCTTGAAAGGAAAGACTTTTCGAGAGATGTTCGTGGGGGTTTGTGTCCCCAAGTTGTGCACGGTGGAAGAGTTGAGACGCTTCTGGAACTACACTGAAGAAAAGTTCAAGATTCCAGTTGGTCCAGATTTCGACGAAGAGTTGTGTCTCTACAAGAACACACCAATGGAAGTTTACGAGATCGACTCTTGGATCTT TATTCTTCTGGGAGCAATTGCAGCACTCGTGGTTGTCAATACACTTTGTGACGTTTGCTTGAGCGGATCTAGAGGAAATCCGAAAATCTGCACGATGTTCTCGCTTTACACGAATGGGAAAAAATTGGTGTCTACCAGTTGCTCCAATGACACCTTGAGGTGTCTCCATGGGGTCAAGGTACTGAGCATGATGTGGATCATCTTGAGCCAAGTAACTGTCACGAAACTGTCGTCCATTAATATCAACGCCATCGACGAATGGAAAAATCGCTTGGAGAATTCAGTTTTCTTCGCGGGTCATTACGCTCTTGACACTTTTTTTTCCCTAAGTGGAATCTTGATCGTCTACACCCATTTGAAATATTCCCAAGAAGGTAAACCAATTTCTTTGGGATTTTACACGCGCAGATTCCTCAG GTTGGTACCATCTCTTTTGGCTACTGTCTTGATTTACCTTAGCGTGATCAAGTACCTGGGCGAAGGCCCATTTTGGACTAGAGCTGCCAAACTCACTGCCCAAAACTGCAAAACCACCTGGTGGGCCACTCTATTCTTTGTCAGCAATTTCGTCAGGTTTGAAAATCAG TGCGTCCAGCAGGCTTGGTACTTGTCGATGGAGGCTCAGTTCTGCGCCACGGCACCACTGGTACTCTATGGTCTCAAGAAGAATTTAACCAAAACCTTCCGAGTCCTCTTCTCGACTTGTTTAGCTTCAACGGTCTACACTTTCATCACCACGACTGTTACAGACATCGGATTCGTACCATTCTGGGA TCTTGATGGTTCACAACTGTTTTATGTCTATTTTTCTCCCGTCTCTCGCGCGCCATCTTGGTTGATCGGAGTGTTCTTCGGTTATTTGCTTCACCAATACAACTCCAAAAAACTGGTGGTCCCAGCCAAAAGCAGAACAGTTTCTTGGGGCGTCTCTTTGCACGTCATGCTGGGTCTCATTTTGTACCATCATATTTTCGTCAAGTACGGCCACAACGTTCTCCGTTCGGCCATTTTCAACAGTTTTTCGAGACTCTTCTGGTCTCTCGCTGTCTGTTCCATAATTTTCAACTGCACCACCGGACATGGAG GAATCGTCAACAGATTTTTGAGCCAACCTGTATTCACAGTCGGGGCCAAACTCACCTACAGTATGTACTTGACACACGAAGCCGTCATTCAGTTTTTTACTCAAGACCAAAGACAATCCGGGTACTTCAGTAATTTGCAAATCGCAAGTTCAATGCGTCcaaaagatatttttattttgatttcttgttgttttagtttgtCGAGTTCTGTGGCTACTTTGCGGCTATTGTGA